From Abiotrophia defectiva ATCC 49176:
AGTGAAGAGACAGAAATTTTAGAATACAGCAATGGCGAAGTTCATATGGCGGCACACGATTATGGTCAAGGCCGCGGGGTCTACCTAGCTGGCTTACCTTACAGCATTGACAATACGCGTTTACTCATGCGGGCTCTTTACTACGCTGCCCATAGGGAAGCTGACTTTAATAAATGGCATAGTAGCAACCCAGCTGTTGAGGTTCATGCCTACCCAGCTAAGGGCAAGTATGCAGTTGTCAATAATACCGCTGAGCCACAAGTCACGACTGTCTATGATGGTCAAGGAATTAGCAAAGAAGTTTCCTTGGCTGCGAGCGAAATTCGATGGGAGGAGATTTAGATGTCACATAAAATTCGTGTTCTCATTCGTCTTCTGGTTGCCTTGGTCTGCGTTGGCTTTATCATTCACCTTCAAACCACGGTTAGCCGAGAAAATCTCTTGGGCATGCTCTTAGCTTTGGCTGGTTTGCTAGCGGTGCTCTTTGACTATAACTACGACTTTAACCATCCTAAACGCGACTAAAGGCTGGATGGCTCTACCAAAGGAGAGGAGGAAGGAAAATGAGAAAAGCAATGGGTGTGGATATCGGCGGAACCAAGGTAGCAGCGGCTATCATTGACGAGCAGGGACGTATCACTCACCGTGTTCAAGTGCCCAGCGATACCTCTTCCAGTGAGGCCATGTTAGAATGCGTAGTGGGTGTCATTGACGCCTGCCTAGCAGAGGCGGGGGTGGATGTATCGGATTTGACCGGTATCGGCTTAGGTATACCAGGTAAGGTGGATAGCCTAAACGGGGTAGCTATCTTCCAAAATAATATCCCTTGGGAGAAGTTTCCGGTGGTAGCGCGCCTGGCGAACCGCTACGCCCAAGTGCCAATCGCCATTGAGAATGACGTCAAGGCGGCTGCCTATGCGGAGTATCGATTGGCTGGCATGGGGCCGCTGGATGTGTTCGGCTATTTGACGGTCTCAACCGGGATCGCCTGCACTAATATCGTCAACCATCAGATTATTCGCGGTGATGGCTTCTCAGGTGAAATTGGTTTCTTGCCAGTGCCCTCCTCTACTGGCCTTCGTCCTTTGGAAAGTGTCTGCGCTGGCCCTGGGATTGAGGCCATGGCACGCGCCCTCTATCTGGATGATCGGATTACGGTGGCCCAAGTCTTCGCTCGTGCCCTCAAAGGGGAACAAATTGCCAATGAATTAGTAGACCAAAGTGCCATGGGGGTGGCTATTGGACTCTTCGCTATGATCTGCCTCCTAGATCCTAAAGAAATTGTCATTGGCGGTAGCGTGGCAGTCAAGAATCCATTCTATGTGGAGCGGATTAAGGCGGTCCTAGAGCGTTATGCCCACAAAGAACAAATGCATATTCTGCCTCACATTCGGGTCACAGACCTGGGGGGAGATAACGGAATTATTGGGGCTGGCTTCCTGGTGATGCCCGCCCAGGATATTGAGATCTTTTAAATAGGGGAACTTTAGAGAGGGGGCTAGACACTGAAGTCTAGCCCTCTTGCTCTGATTTTAAGCCTAATAAAAAATCCCATTATATCATATATGATATAATGGGAAATTCTCTTAAAGATGAAGTTTAGCTGCAGCCGCCTTGTCCAAGAGGAGGGTCACATCAGGGTGACGCTGGAGGATGCTGGCTGGCAGGTCAGGG
This genomic window contains:
- a CDS encoding ROK family protein produces the protein MRKAMGVDIGGTKVAAAIIDEQGRITHRVQVPSDTSSSEAMLECVVGVIDACLAEAGVDVSDLTGIGLGIPGKVDSLNGVAIFQNNIPWEKFPVVARLANRYAQVPIAIENDVKAAAYAEYRLAGMGPLDVFGYLTVSTGIACTNIVNHQIIRGDGFSGEIGFLPVPSSTGLRPLESVCAGPGIEAMARALYLDDRITVAQVFARALKGEQIANELVDQSAMGVAIGLFAMICLLDPKEIVIGGSVAVKNPFYVERIKAVLERYAHKEQMHILPHIRVTDLGGDNGIIGAGFLVMPAQDIEIF
- a CDS encoding DUF6903 family protein — translated: MSHKIRVLIRLLVALVCVGFIIHLQTTVSRENLLGMLLALAGLLAVLFDYNYDFNHPKRD